The following coding sequences are from one Tachysurus vachellii isolate PV-2020 chromosome 7, HZAU_Pvac_v1, whole genome shotgun sequence window:
- the slc1a7a gene encoding solute carrier family 1 member 7a, translated as MPQVAMWSRVKNVCQQNGLLILSVLAVVVGCLLGFFLRSKHLSEQEVKYFQFPGELLMRMLKMLILPLVVSSLMSGLAALDAKCSSRLGIMTISYYLWTTFIAVVVGIVLVIIIHPGGAAQKEDSEDGGKPITSSADALLDLIRNMFPANLVQATFQQYRSRSIPILKPKPTLSQDMTESTTRRMFIYGIQDDNGMDIQSFSLDLTPPPDVVFKTLPGTSDGMNVLGIVIFSATMGIMLGRMGPSGSALVNFCQSLNEAVLKIVAIVIWYFPFGIVFLVAGKILEMDDPSAMGKKLGFYAITVVIGLIVHGLFILPAMYFFITKKSPIVYIRGILQALLISLATSSSSATLPITFKCLLENNHIDRRIIRFVLPVGATINMDGTALYEAVAAIFIAQVNNYELDFGQIITISITATAASIGAAGIPQAGLVTMVIVLTSVGLPTDDITLIIAVDWALDRFRTMVNVMGDALATGIMAHICRKDFMKEVEEIPLICEAKPMLSVQRMTTYQSNGRPEHLSADVARLVQLEEGIRPEKKHKKSTHHLKRKEQDRDRDRDYCTVDISSLETNV; from the exons ATGCCCCAGGTCGCCATGTGGAGCCGGGTGAAGAACGTATGCCAGCAGAACGGCCTCCTCATCCTGTCGGTGCTGGCTGTGGTGGTCGGCTGCCTGCTGGGATTCTTCCTACGTTCCAAACACCTCTCTGAACAG GAAGTGAAGTATTTCCAGTTCCCTGGAGAGCTGCTCATGAGGATGTTGAAGATGCTCATCCTGCCTCTTGTTGTCtccag TTTGATGTCTGGTCTGGCAGCACTGGACGCTAAATGCTCAAGCCGCCTGGGCATCATGACCATTTCCTACTACTTGTGGACCACCTTCATAGCAGTGGTGGTGGGCATCGTCCTAGTGATCATCATCCACCCGGGTGGAGCGGCCCAGAAGGAGGACTCGGAGGATGGGGGCAAGCCGATCACGAGTTCTGCGGACGCTCTGCTTGACCTCATCCG AAACATGTTTCCTGCTAACCTGGTCCAAGCTACCTTTCAACAG TACCGTAGCAGGAGTATCCCCATCTTAAAGCCAAAGCCCACCCTAAGCCAGGACATGACAGAATCCACCACCAGACGCATGTTTATCTATGGCATCCAAGACGACAATGGTATGGATATCCAGAGCTTCTCCCTGGACTTAACGCCGCCTCCGGATGTGGTGTTTAAAACCTTGCCTGGCACAAGCGATGGCATGAATGTCCTGGGCATTGTCATCTTTTCAGCCACCATGG GAATCATGCTGGGAAGGATGGGACCCAGCGGCAGTGCACTGGTCAACTTCTGCCAGAGTTTAAATGAAGCAGTGTTGAAAATTGTAGCTATTGTTATCTG GTATTTCCCATTTGGGATCGTCTTTCTGGTGGCTGGCAAGATCTTGGAGATGGATGACCCCTCTGCAATGGGGAAGAAATTAGGTTTTTATGCCATCACTGTGGTTATCGGGCTGATCGTTCATGGTCTTTTCATCCTGCCCGCCATGTACTTCTTTATCACCAAGAAGAGCCCGATTGTTTACATCCGAGGCATCCTGCAGGCTCTGCTCATCTCACTGGCCACTTCATCCAG CTCTGCCACGCTGCCCATCACCTTTAAGTGCCTCTTGGAGAACAACCATATCGACCGACGCATCATCCGCTTTGTCTTACCTGTTGGAGCCACCATCAACATGGACGGTACAGCACTCTACGAGGCCGTGGCAGCTATCTTCATTGCTCAGGTCAACAACTATGAGCTGGACTTTGGTCAGATCATCACCATCAG TATCACAGCCACAGCAGCCAGTATCGGTGCAGCAGGGATTCCTCAGGCTGGCTTGGTAACAATGGTGATTGTATTAACCTCAGTGGGGCTTCCtactgatgacatcacattGATAATCGCTGTAGACTGGGCCCT GGACCGTTTCAGGACAATGGTGAACGTGATGGGAGATGCACTCGCCACGGGGATCATGGCACACATATGCAGGAAAGACTTTATGAAGGAGGTCGAAGAG ATTCCTCTGATCTGTGAAGCCAAGCCCATGTTAAGCGTTCAGCGGATGACGACCTACCAGAGCAACGGGAGACCTGAACATCTCTCTGCAGATGTGGCTCGACTAGTACAGCTGGAAGAAGGTATCCGGCCAGAGAAGAAGCATAAGAAGTCCACACACCACTTGAAGAGGAAAGAACAGGATCGAGATCGAGATCGAGACTACTGCACTGTTGACATTAGCAGCCTCGAAACCAATGTCTAG
- the scp2a gene encoding sterol carrier protein 2 has translation MAPANNRVFVVGVGMTKFDKPGARDGDYPEMAKEAGEKALADAAVPYSAIEQACVGYVYGDSTCGQRAIYHSLGLSGIPIINVNNNCSTGSTALFVARQLVQGGLADCVLALGFEKMERGSLSSKYMDRTNPMDKHMEVMINRYGLAAAPAAPQMFGNAGREHMEKYGTKPEHFAKIAWKNHKHSTNNPYSQFQDEYSLEQVIKSRKVFEFLTLLQCCPTSDGAGAAVLASEGFVRKHRLESKAVEIIAQEMVTDLSTTFDENSCIKMVGYDMTRLAAQKCFESAGLNPAAVDVIELHDCFSANELITYEALGLCPEGQAGALIDRGDNTYGGKWVVNPSGGLISKGHPLGATGLAQCAELCWQLRGEAGKRQVPGAKVALQHNIGLGGAVVVTLYRMGFPQEARSHIAAVPTGAVSGLEGFRSHAVFKEIEKRLQEEGESYVKKINGVFAFKVKDGPDGKEALWVVDVKNGNGSVTNDAGKKSDCTIMMSDADLIDLMTGKLNPQTAFFQGKLKITGNMGMAMKLQSLQLTPGKAKL, from the exons ATGGCTCCAGCGAACAACAGAGTGTTTGTTGTTGGCGTCGGGATGACGAAG TTCGATAAGCCCGGTGCGAGAGACGGAGATTATCCAGAAATGGCCAAAGAAGCAG GAGAGAAAGCGCTGGCTGACGCAGCAGTACCGTATTCTGCTATCGAACAGGCCTGCGTGGGTTACGTTTACG GCGACTCCACTTGCGGACAGCGTGCTATATACCACAGCCTGGGTCTGTCAGGGATCCCTATAATCAACGTCAATAACAACTGTTCCACGGGTTCCACGGCGCTCTTCGTGGCCCGACAGCTCGTCCAGGGAG GTTTGGCTGATTGTGTGCTCGCTCTGGGTTTCGAGAAGATGGAAAGAGGCTCTTTGTCCTCTAAG tacATGGACAGAACCAACCCTATGGACAAACACATGGAGGTGATGATCAACAGGTACGGCTTGGCCGCAGCTCCGGCCGCGCCTCAGATGTTTGGCAACGCCGGGAGAGAACACATGGAGAAGTACG GAACCAAGCCAGAACACTTTGCTAAAATTGCCTGGAAGAATCACAAGCACTCGACCAACAACCC ATATTCTCAGTTCCAGGACGAGTACAGTCTGGAGCAGGTGATTAAATCACGCAAGGTTTTTGAGTTCCTCACACTTCTTCAGTGCTG cccTACATCTGACGGTGCTGGAGCAGCTGTGTTAGCCAGCGAGGGCTTCGTGAGGAAGCACAGACTGGAGTCTAAAGCCGTGGAGATCATCGCTCAGGAGATGGTCACTGATCTCTCTACGACGTTCGATGAGAACAGCTGCATCAAGATG GTCGGATACGACATGACGCGCCTCGCTGCCCAAAAGTGCTTCGAGTCCGCAGGCCTGAATCCGGCGGCTGTCGACGTCATCGAGCTGCACGACTGCTTCTCGGCTAACGAGCTCATCACCTACGAAGCGCTCGGGCTTTGTCCTGAAG GTCAAGCCGGAGCGCTGATCGACAGAGGAGACAACACGTACGGGGGCAAGTGGGTGGTTAACCCGAGCGGAGGGCTCATATCAAAGGGACACCCGCTCGGAGCTACAG GTCTGGCCCAGTGCGCTGAGCTGTGCTGGCAGTTAAGAGGCGAGGCAGGGAAAAGGCAGGTCCCGGGTGCGAAGGTCGCCCTGCAGCACAACATCGGCCTCGGCGGCGCCGTAGTGGTCACGCTGTACAGGATGGGATTCCCTCAGGAAGCAAG GTCTCACATCGCTGCGGTTCCCACCGGTGCGGTCAGCGGACTGGAGGGCTTCAGATCTCACGCGGTTTTTAAAGAAATCGAGAAGAGGCTACAGGAG GAAGGAGAAtcgtatgtaaaaaaaatcaatggcgTTTTCGCTTTTAAAGTGAAGGACGGCCCGGACGGAAAGGAAGCTCTGTGGGTCGTGGACGTGAAGAACGGGAACGGCTCGGTGACCAACGACGCAG GGAAGAAATCGGACTGCACGATCATGATGTCCGACGCTGACCTCATCGACCTGATGACCGGGAAACTGAACCCACAGACT GCCTTTTTCCAAGGCAAGCTAAAGATTACTGGGAATATGGGGATGGCGATGAAGCTGCAGAGCCTCCAGCTGACACCAGGCAAAGCCAAACTGTGA
- the czib gene encoding CXXC motif containing zinc binding protein isoform X1, with protein sequence MGKFGLQFKATLENVTNVRADGDDFRWYLKLKCGNCGEISDKWQYITAMDSMPLKGGRGSASMVQRCKLCSRENSIDILKDTITPYNLEDSEKFKTIVQFECRGLEPVDFQPQAGFSAQGAETTSQFPEINLQEKDWTDYDEKAKESVGIYEVTHQFVKC encoded by the exons ATGGGG AAATTCGGTTTGCAGTTTAAAGCGACGTTGGAGAACGTTACAAATGTCCGAGCTGACGGCGACGACTTCCGCTGGTATTTAAAG ctgaaaTGTGGGAATTGTGGTGAAATCTCGGACAAATGGCAGTATATCACAGCGATG GACAGCATGCCGCTGAAGGGAGGACGAGGCAGTGCAAGTATGGTTCAGAGGTGTAAACTGTGTTCCCGGGAGAATTCAatag ATATCCTGAAGGACACCATCACGCCATACAAT CTGGAGGACAGCGAGAAGTTCAAGACGATAGTGCAGTTCGAGTGTCGAGGCCTCGAGCCGGTTGACTTCCAACCTCAG gcTGGATTTTCGGCTCAGGGCGCAGAGACGACTTCTCAATTTCCTGAAATCAACCTTCAGGAGAAA GACTGGACGGACTACGACGAGAAAGCGAAGGAGTCGGTGGGCATCTATGAAGTCACACATCAGTTTGTGAAGTGTTGA
- the czib gene encoding CXXC motif containing zinc binding protein isoform X2 produces the protein MDSMPLKGGRGSASMVQRCKLCSRENSIDILKDTITPYNLEDSEKFKTIVQFECRGLEPVDFQPQAGFSAQGAETTSQFPEINLQEKDWTDYDEKAKESVGIYEVTHQFVKC, from the exons ATG GACAGCATGCCGCTGAAGGGAGGACGAGGCAGTGCAAGTATGGTTCAGAGGTGTAAACTGTGTTCCCGGGAGAATTCAatag ATATCCTGAAGGACACCATCACGCCATACAAT CTGGAGGACAGCGAGAAGTTCAAGACGATAGTGCAGTTCGAGTGTCGAGGCCTCGAGCCGGTTGACTTCCAACCTCAG gcTGGATTTTCGGCTCAGGGCGCAGAGACGACTTCTCAATTTCCTGAAATCAACCTTCAGGAGAAA GACTGGACGGACTACGACGAGAAAGCGAAGGAGTCGGTGGGCATCTATGAAGTCACACATCAGTTTGTGAAGTGTTGA
- the uck2b gene encoding uridine-cytidine kinase 2-B, whose translation MAGDSEPRLHDQEENGDAVRQPFIIGVSGGTASGKSSVCAKIMEMLGQHKIDHRQRQLAILSQDSFYKVLTPEQKAKANKGQFNFDHPDAFDNELILKTLHDIIQGKTVQIPVYDFVTHSRKDEFVTLYPADVVLFEGILMFYSQEIRDLFQMKLFVDTDPDTRLSRRVLRDISERERELEQVLAQYITFVKPAFEEFCLPTKKYADVIIPRGADNLVAINLIVQHIQDILNGGVVKRQNGNGHLNGHVSPRKRRSSESSRPH comes from the exons ATGGCAGGAGACAGTGAGCCCAGACTTCATGACCAGGAGGAAAACGGTGATGCCGTTCGGCAGCCGTTTATTATCGGGGTTTCTGGAGGTACAGCCAGTGGAAAG tcttcaGTATGTGCCAAGATCATGGAGATGCTGGGGCAGCATAAGATTGATCATCGGCAGCGTCAGCTCGCCATCCTGAGCCAGGACAGTTTCTACAAAGTGCTCACTCCTGAACAGAAAGCCAAGGCAAACAAAGGACAGTTCAACTTCGATCATCCTG ATGCTTTTGACAACGAGTTGATCTTAAAGACGCTTCATGACATAATTCAGGGGAAGACGGTTCAGATTCCAGTGTACGACTTTGTCACACATTCCAG GAAGGACGAGTTTGTGACGCTGTATCCGGCCGACGTAGTTCTGTTCGAGGGTATTCTCATGTTCTACTCGCAGGAAATCCGCGACCTGTTCCAGATGAAGCTGTTTGTGGACACGGATCCAGACACGAGGCTCTCTCGCAGAG ttctGCGAGATAtcagcgagagagagcgagaactGGAGCAGGTCCTGGCCCAGTACATCACATTTGTAAAGCCGGCTTTTGAGGAATTCTGTCTTCCG ACAAAGAAGTACGCAGACGTCATCATCCCACGTGGAGCCGACAACCTGG TTGCGATAAACCTGATAGTGCAGCACATTCAGGACATCCTCAACGGCGGCGTCGTGAAACGCCAGAACGGGAACGGCCACCTGAACGGTCACGTATCCCCTCGAAAGAGGCGCTCGTCCGAGTCCAGCAGACCGCACTGA
- the aldh9a1b gene encoding 4-trimethylaminobutyraldehyde dehydrogenase B, with the protein MRVLGSMLSPRARASVFTRVRAAASSSSSSSSGTVQITDPLNFWGGNRVSIEGATGSEPVYEPATGRVLCQLHPCQAEQVDKAVNSAHSAFTRWSKMAGMERASIMLEAARLIQKRREEIAEVEVIDNGKSITEARLDVDSARLCIEYFAGLSKTMGGQHVQLAGGSFAYTRREPLGVCVGIGAWNYPFQIAAWKSAPALACGNSMVFKPSPVTPMSAVLLAEIYMQAGVPVGLFNVVQGAQETGALLCQHPTVAKVSFTGSVQTGKKIMEMASKGVKPVSLELGGKSPLIIFEDCNLENAIRGALMANFLSQGQVCSNGTRVFVHRSICAPFLEEVVRRTKAIRIGDPLLEDTRMGALVSQGHLDKVLGYVEQAKREGARVLCGGESFTPSDPKLKHGYYMTPCVLDKCTDNMTCVREEIFGPVMSVLTFDTEDEVLHRANDTTMGLAAGVFTKDIQRAHRVIENLQAGSCFINNYNVTPVEVPFGGYKTSGIGRENGQVTIEYYSQLKTVVVEMGDVDSLF; encoded by the exons ATGCGCGTGCTCGGCTCCATGCTGTCCCCGCGTGCACGCGCCTCTGTCTTCACCCGGGTCAgagctgctgcttcttcttcttcatcatcatcatcagggaCCGTGCAAATAACAGACCCGCTAAATTTCTGGGGTGGAAATAGAGTCAGCATCGAGGGTGCGACCGGATCAGAGCCCGTCTACGAGCCTGCGACAG gacgtGTGTTATGCCAGCTGCACCCTTGCCAAGCAGAGCAGGTAGACAAGGCCGTGAACAGCGCCCACTCCGCTTTCACACGCTGGAGTAAGATGGCAGGAATGGAGCGAGCCAGTATCATGCTGGAGGCAGCACGACTCATCCAG aaaaggagagaagagatcGCCGAGGTGGAGGTGATCGACAACGGCAAGTCGATCACAGAAGCACGGCTGGATGTGGACTCAGCCCGGCTGTGTATCGAATATTTCGCGGGTCTGTCCAAGACCATGGGAG GGCAGCATGTGCAGCTAGCAGGAGGATCTTTTGCTTACACGCGCCGTGAGCCgttgggagtgtgtgtgggaatcGGAGCCTGGAATTACCCGTTCCAGATTGCGGCGTGGAAGTCAGCTCCAGCTCTCGCCTGTG GGAACTCGATGGTGTTCAAGCCGTCCCCGGTGACCCCGATGAGTGCGGTGCTCCTGGCTGAGATCTACATGCAGGCTGGAGTTCCTGTTGGATTGTTTAATGTAGTGCAGGGAGCTCAGGAGACGGGTGCACTGCTGTGTCAACACCCTACTGTGGCCAAGGTCTCTTTCACCGGGAGCGTGCAAACCGGCAAGAAG ataaTGGAAATGGCATCTAAAGGCGTGAAGCCGGTGAGCCTGGAGCTCGGAGGCAAATCTCCACTGATCATCTTCGAGGACTGTAACCTCGAGAACGCGATCCGGGGAGCGCTAATGGCCAATTTCCTTTCTCAGGGCCAG GTGTGCAGTAACGGGACGCGGGTGTTCGTGCACAGGTCGATCTGCGCCCCTTTTTTGGAGGAGGTGGTGAGGAGAACAAAAGCGATCCGGATCGGAGATCCCCTGCTGGAGGACACGCGTATGGGGGCGCTGGTCAGCCAGGGGCACCTAGACAAAGTGCTGGGATACGTGGAGCAAGCCAAGAGGGAG GGGGCTCGAGTGCTGTGTGGAGGAGAGTCGTTCACACCATCTGACCCTAAACTGAAACACGGATATTACATGACTCCCTGTGTGCTTG ACAAGTGCACAGACAACATGACGTGTGTCAGAGAGGAAATCTTTGGGCCTGTGATGTCGGTGTTGACCTTCGACACAGAGGACGAAGTTCTTCACAGGGCTAATGACACCACCATGGGCCTGGCTGCTGGAGTTTTCACCAA AGACATTCAGAGAGCACATCGAGTGATCGAGAACTTGCAGGCTGGCTCTTGCTTCATCAACAACTACAACGTCACGCCTGTAGAGGTGCCGTTCGGAGGCTATAAAACCTCAG GTATAGGAAGAGAAAATGGCCAGGTGACCATTGAGTACTACTCTCAGCTTAAGACCGTGGTGGTTGAAATGGGAGACGTGGACAGTCTCTTTTGA
- the zte38 gene encoding zebrafish testis-expressed 38, giving the protein MTNVVKKRGKAKQETAEWDSLFHQELRSQEQSLVFVKRMLVLSVSSITYLRGIFPEDAYRSRYLEDLCIKVLKEDCTSPGACKIVKWLMGCFDALEKRYLQIVLIGVHRDPDDTNHVIESYQFKFKYTDNGPQMDILRNENIEMSMTTENTKKASVLLIRKLFLLMQNLDSLPDGVHLTMKLYYYDDVTPSEYEPPGFKEGMCDSLWFEGTAVHFRVGDLQTPFHVLKVGVAAEQGRVSKLQEGEHMRESVQDSMQEVPGQRREEDLPSEDESAAQFKQPTKATAKVGVIVRGGNKLAKRRRKEP; this is encoded by the exons ATGACAAATGTAGTGAAAAAGCGAGGGAAAGCAAAGCAGGAGACTGCTgag TGGGACAGCTTATTCCATCAGGAGCTGAGAAGCCAGGAGCAGTCGCTGGTGTTTGTTAAGCGAATGCTGGTCCTATCCGTGTCCTCTATAACATACCTGCGTGGGATCTTTCCAGAAGACGCGTATCGATCCCGCTACTTAGAAG ATTTATGCATCAAGGTTCTTAAAGAGGATTGCACCTCTCCAGGAGCCTGCAAAATTGTCAAGTG GTTGATGGGGTGTTTCGATGCTTTGGAGAAAAGATAC CTGCAGATTGTGCTTATCGGC gTACACAGAGACCCAGATGACACAAAT CATGTCATAGAGTCTTACCAGTTCAAGTTCAAATACACAGACAACGGGCCTCAGATGGACATTCTCAG aAACGAGAACATTGAGATGAGCATGACTACGGAGAACACTAAGAAGGCCTCGGTTCTGTTGATCAGGAAGCTTTTCCTCCTCATGCAGAATCTGGATTCTCTGCCCGACGGCGTCCATCTCACCATGAAGCTCTACTACTACGACGATG TGACCCCGTCAGAATACGAGCCGCCTGGTTTTAAGGAGGGAATGTGCGACAGCCTGTGGTTCGAGGGCACAGCGGTGCACTTCAGAGTGGGAGATTTGCAAACTCCCTTCCACGTGCTGAAGGTCGGAGTGGCAGCCGAGCAGGGCCGTGTGAGTAAACTGCAGGAGGGCGAgcacatgagagagagtgtcCAGGACTCCATGCAGGAG gTGCCCGGACAGCGCAGGGAGGAGGATCTGCCATCCGAGGACG AATCAGCTGCGCAGTTCAAGCAACCCACTAAAGCGACAGCAAAGGTAGGAGTGATTGtt AGAGGAGGAAACAAACTGGCAAAGAGACGGAGGAAAGAACCGTGA
- the prdx1 gene encoding peroxiredoxin-1, whose protein sequence is MSAGKAQIGKPAPDFTAKAVMPDGQFKDLKLSEYRGKYVVFFFYPLDFTFVCPTEIIAFSDAADEFKKINCEVIGASVDSHFCHLAWINTPRKQGGLGHMKVPLVADTKRTISEDYGVLKEDEGIAYRGLFIIDDKGILRQITINDLPVGRSIDETLRLVQAFQFTDKHGEVCPAGWKPGKDTIKPDVAKSKDFFSKQN, encoded by the exons ATGTCAGCCGGTAAAGCACAAATTGGAAAACCTGCCCCTGACTTCACGGCCAAGGCGGTGATGCCCGATGGCCAGTTCAAGGACCTGAAGTTGTCTGAATATCGAG gGAAGTACgtagttttcttcttctaccCTCTGGACTTCACCTTCGTGTGTCCCACTGAGATCATCGCCTTCAGTGACGCAGCAGATGAATTCAAAAAGATCAACTGTGAGGTGATCGGTGCATCCGTGGACTCGCACTTCTGCCACCTGGCCTG GATAAACACCCCCAGGAAGCAAGGTGGCCTGGGACACATGAAGGTCCCTCTGGTGGCCGACACCAAACGAACCATCTCTGAAGATTATGGTGTACTGAAGGAGGATGAAGGCATTGCTTACAG AGGCCTCTTCATCATTGACGATAAAGGCATCCTGAGGCAGATAACTATTAACGACCTGCCGGTTGGTCGATCCATCGATGAGACGCTGCGTCTGGTGCAGGCCTTTCAATTCACCGACAAACACGGAGAAG TGTGTCCAGCTGGATGGAAGCCCGGAAAGGACACCATCAAGCCCGATGTCGCAAAGAGCAAAGATTTCTTCTctaaacaaaactaa
- the LOC132848241 gene encoding repetin-like: MDRFRSHASFTQTGRFRRHASFTETDRFRSHASFTETDRFRSHASFTEMDRFRRHASFTETDRFRCQASFTEMDRFRSYASFTEMDRFRSHASFTETDRFRSHASFAETDRFRSHASFAETDRFRSHAAFAETDRFRSHAAFAETDRFRSHASFAETDRFRSHASFAETDRFRSHASFAETDRFRSHTSFAYIFIIYLFIIYFNINYLFIYKSRLTGLEATPPSLRRTGLEATPPSLRWTGLEATPPSLRWTGLEATPPSLRWTDLEATPPSLRLTGLEATPPSLRLTDLEATPPSLRLTGLEATPPSLRLTGLEATPPSLRLTGLEATLH, encoded by the exons atggaCAGGTTTAGaagccatgcctcctttactcAGACTGGCAGGTTTAGaagacacgcctccttcactgagacggACAGGTttagaagccacgcctccttcactgagacggACAGGTttagaagccacgcctccttcactgagatggaCAGGTTTAGaagacacgcctccttcactgagacggACAGGTTTAGATGCCaggcctccttcactgagatggaCAGGTTTAGAAGctacgcctccttcactgagatggaCAGGTttagaagccacgcctccttcactgagactgacagatttagaagccacgcctccttcgctgagacagacagatttagaagccacgcctccttcgctgagactgacaggtttAGAAGCCACGCCGCCTtcgctgagactgacaggtttAGAAGCCACGCCGCCTtcgctgagactgacaggtttagaagccacgcctccttcgctgagactgacaggtttagaagccacgcctccttcgctgagacagacaggtttagaagccacgcctccttcgctgagactgacaggtttagaagccacacctccttcgcctatatatttatcatttatttatttataatttatttcaatataaattatttattcatttataaatctaGACTGACAGGTttagaagccacgcctccttcactgagacggACAGGTttagaagccacgcctccttcactgagatggaCAGGTttagaagccacgcctccttcactgagatggaCAGGTttagaagccacgcctccttcactgagatggaCAGATttagaagccacgcctccttcgctgagactgacaggtttagaagccacacctccttcgctgagactgacag atttagaagccacgcctccttcgctgagactgacaggtttagaagccacgcctccttcgctgagactgacaggtttagaagccacacctccttcgctgagactgacaggtttAGAAGCCACACTTCACTGA